Genomic DNA from Paracoccus aminophilus JCM 7686:
TTTCGGCATGAAAGACGGGTGTGGGTGGTGATGGGCTGGGGCGAAGGCGGAGTTGGACAATGGCAGGGCGGCGGCGGCGCGTTGGGTCATCGGCTACATCCGGAAGAGGCCGAAGCGGGTCGGCGCGATCGGGGCATTGAGGCTCGCACGCAGCGAGAGGGCGAGGACGGCGCGGGATTTGCGCGGATCAATGATGCCATCGTCCCAGAGCCGGGCCGAGGCATAGAGCGGATCGGACTGGCGGGCGAACATCTCGATCGTCGGGCGTTTGAACTCGGCCTCTTCGGCGGCGGACCACTGCCCGCCCGCGCGCTCGATCCCCTCGCGCCGAACGGTGGCGAGCACGCCTGCCGCCTGTTCGCCGCCCATGACCGCGATCCGGGCATTGGGCCAGGTCCAGAGGAAACGCGGGCCATAGGCGCGTCCGGCCATGCCGTAATTGCCTGCACCGAAGGAGCCGCCGACCAGCATGGTGATTTTCGGCACATTGGTGGTCGCAACCGCCGTCACCATTTTCGCGCCATGCCGCGCGATGCCTTCGCTTTCATATTTGCGCCCGACCATGAAGCCGGTGACGTTCTGGAGGAAGATCAGCGGGATATTGCGCTGGCTGCAGAGCTCGATGAAATGCGCGCCTTTTTGCGCAGCCTCGGAAAAGATCACGCCATTGTTGGCGATGAGGCCGACCGGGCAGCCCTCGATATGGGCAAAGCCCGTCACCAGCGTTTCGCCGAAGCGGGCCTTGAACTCGTCAAAGCGCGAGCCGTCGGTCAGCCGGGCGATGAGCTCGCGGATGTCATAGGGGGTTTTCAGATCGGCGGGCACGAGGCCCAGGATCTCTTCGGGATCATAGGCGGGCGGCTCGGGCGTTTGCCATTGGACCGTGCCGGGCAGATCGCGATTGAGATGGGCGACGGCGCGGCGGGCAAGCGCCAGGGCATGGGCGTCATCCTCGGCCAGATAATCGGCGACGCCCGAAAGCCGCGTATGGGTATCGCCGCCGCCGAGATCCTCGGCGCTGACGATCTCGCCGGTCGCCGCGCGCACCAAAGGCGGGCCCGCGAGAAAGATCGTGCCCTGCCCTTTGACGATGATCGTCACATCCGACATCGCCGGGACATAGGCCCCGCCTGCCGTGCTTGATCCCATGACCACCGCGATCTGGGCGATGCCTTTGGCCGACATCTGCGCCTGATTGTAGAAAATGCGGCCGAAATGGTCGCGGTCGGGGAAGACCTCGTCCTGATTGGGCAGGTTCGCCCCGCCGCTGTCGACGAGATAAAGGCATGGCAGGCGGCATTCTTCCGCGATTTCCTGCGCGCGCAGGTGTTTCTTGACCGTCATCGGATAATAGGTGCCGCCCTTCACCGTCGCATCATTGGCGAGCACCATGACCTCTTGCCCGTGCACCTGCCCGATCCCGGCGATCAGCCCGGCGGCAGGGGCCGCGCCCTCATACATGCCATGGGCCGCGGTCGCGCCGATTTCGAGGAAGGGCGAGCCGGGATCCAAAAGGTTCGCGACCCGTTCGCGCGGGGGCATTTTGCCGCGGGCGACATGGCGCGCCATCGCCTTGTCGCCGCCCCCTGCCGCGGCAAACTCGGCCGCCGCCCGGACGCCCTCTAGCAAGGCCAAATGAGCCGCGCGATTGGCGCGGAAGAGCTCGGATCCGGGCTGAACGGCAGAGGAAAGCTTCATCGGAGGCGCCTTTGCAATGGACCGGGAGAGCGGCGGGCGGGACGGTTTCTGCGGGCGCTGGGGCGGGCTGCCGCCCCGGGCTGGGCTTTACGCGGCATGGTGGCGGGGGGCTTTCGCGGTGCCTCCCCGTCGCCGTGCGGGCTCAGTTTTCCTGACGCTCATCGGCGAGATAGGTTTCGAGCAGCAGGGTCTGGCGCGCGGTCAGCTGCAACATGCAGCTTTCGACCGAGGGGCCTTGCTGGCTGCCGCCTTCCCATTGCGTC
This window encodes:
- a CDS encoding carboxyl transferase domain-containing protein, producing MKLSSAVQPGSELFRANRAAHLALLEGVRAAAEFAAAGGGDKAMARHVARGKMPPRERVANLLDPGSPFLEIGATAAHGMYEGAAPAAGLIAGIGQVHGQEVMVLANDATVKGGTYYPMTVKKHLRAQEIAEECRLPCLYLVDSGGANLPNQDEVFPDRDHFGRIFYNQAQMSAKGIAQIAVVMGSSTAGGAYVPAMSDVTIIVKGQGTIFLAGPPLVRAATGEIVSAEDLGGGDTHTRLSGVADYLAEDDAHALALARRAVAHLNRDLPGTVQWQTPEPPAYDPEEILGLVPADLKTPYDIRELIARLTDGSRFDEFKARFGETLVTGFAHIEGCPVGLIANNGVIFSEAAQKGAHFIELCSQRNIPLIFLQNVTGFMVGRKYESEGIARHGAKMVTAVATTNVPKITMLVGGSFGAGNYGMAGRAYGPRFLWTWPNARIAVMGGEQAAGVLATVRREGIERAGGQWSAAEEAEFKRPTIEMFARQSDPLYASARLWDDGIIDPRKSRAVLALSLRASLNAPIAPTRFGLFRM